TGTCAGCGCACCACACCTGATCCGGGTAGTCAATCCGCAGCCCACGCAAGAGATACGGATATATCCTGTGCTCGGGATGTGGAACGCTGGTCCTGGGTTTTTGGTAAATGGCCATCAACCCCATTTTACGCATCAACCGCCGCACGCGAGTACGTCCCACCACGACGCCCTGATTTTTCAAGTGCCGCTGCATCTGCCGTGAGCCATAGAACGGCGTTTCCAAGAACTGCGTGTCAATGAGCCGCATCAGGTCGAGATTCACGGCCTTCTCGCCCTGAGGGCGATGGTACCAAGTCGATCTGGCCAGCCCAAGTACCTGGCACTGCCGGGTAATACTGAGTCGTGGATGATCCGTTTCGACCATCCCCTGCCTTCGCTGCCGACTCATCGTTTGGCGAAGGCTCGTTCTAAAAAATCCTTCTCCACGGTGAGTTGGCCGATCTTGGCGTGCAACTCGCGGATCTCGGCCTCGGAGTCCTTTTTCACGGAAGCCGCCTTCCCGGAAAAGGATGCCACCATCCCTTCCTTGGCCTGGCGCTTCCAGCCGGCAATCATCGTCGGATGCACGTCGTACTTGCTGGCCAACTCAGTCAAGGTCAACTCG
This portion of the Desulfovibrio sp. TomC genome encodes:
- a CDS encoding IS3 family transposase (programmed frameshift): MSKRRKFSAEFKAKVALEALTGELTLTELASKYDVHPTMIAGWKRQAKEGMVASFSGKAASVKKDSEAEIRELHAKIGQLTVEKDFLERARQTMSRQRRQGMVETDHPRLSITRQCQVLGLARSTWYHRPQGEKAVNLDLMRLIDTQFLETPFYGSRQMQRHLKNQGVVVGRTRVRRLMRKMGLMAIYQKPRTSVPHPEHRIYPYLLRGLRIDYPDQVWCADITYVPMKRGFLYLVAIMDWHSRAVLSWRLSNTMDATFCVAALEEAMNQYGVPGIFNTDQGSQFTGLEFTQTLKEAGASISMDGKGRWMDNVFIERLWRSVKWECIYLRELETGSQAREALDDWFRFYNEQRPHTAFDGRRPMEVYRDGQRAPKAA